A genomic region of Miscanthus floridulus cultivar M001 chromosome 3, ASM1932011v1, whole genome shotgun sequence contains the following coding sequences:
- the LOC136542001 gene encoding uncharacterized protein isoform X1, whose product MPASAHRHAHESIPASITGINLRYIGWVPENSDTAIEFFGLPVTRMPRPLASSPRLNPANPNKPKPHLRPLLRAPASGFHCPPGRHPSPPSIRATSTMRGRMDLLPRLLLLRRHVHRRAKPSPPPPPPNPPRPPQKPEPVSIHGETWHDSYAWMGALSDAAAMRHMDVHMEAEEKYTEACLAACGADRLARKLQLEMASCLASDSCTPPVRWGPWLYYRRAEEGKQYPVLCRRSAALHSEFVSYSDPSAGFDFTAGKRIEQKLVDYNKEAERFGGYSYEELSEVSPDHRFIAYTMYDKDKDSFTLMVRDLVTGTLYDKPCADRVSNISWAMDGKALVYIVTNEERRPYRLFCSMIGSNKDDILMLEEHDENIFLNIRHTKDFRYITLNVFSDTHSKVYLINASDPLSQMTLVWEGESQVHCIVEHHRGHLFLFTDAAREGVLVDSHYVMQSVVESSGPNSWKNVFVEEPGVILEDVDFCDTHMVLTLRQGRKLRICSVNLPLTEDIKVPTHLSDLHPIDLPLPGDVCQIVSGPNYDYYSSTMRFTISSPVMPDAVVDYNLLNGQWQIVQQQNMLHERTRALYGTSFAVNMGRQSPDKADFSNDDFVGCAWNELSEYYACEYYDVPSKDGVLVPLTLVYSRKHKQDGNPGLLHGHGAYGEILDKRWRSELKTLLDRGWVIAYADVRGGGGYGKKWHQDGSRTKKMNSVYDFVSCGEFLLEKGIIQENKLAGWGYSAGGLLVASAINSRPDLFRAAVLKVPFLDVCNTLLHPILPLTAIDYEEFGFPVDHEEFLAIRKYSPYDNIQKDVPYPAVFVTSSFNTRFGVWEAAKWVAKVREFTQYDPERPVILNLTTDVVEESKYLQTKELALETAFLIKMVCNV is encoded by the exons ATGCCAGCATCGGCGCACCGCCACGCCCACGAGTCCATACCGGCATCAATCACTGGTATAAATCTCAGGTACATCGGGTGGGTACCTGAAAATTCAGATACTGCTATCGAATTTTTCGGGTTGCCCGTTACCCGAATGCCCAGGCCTCTCGCCAGTTCACCTCGCTTGAATCCGGCGAACCCCAACAAGCCAAAACCCCACCTAAGACCTCTCCTCCGGGCTCCGGCGTCTGGCTTCCACTGCCCGCCAGGTCGCCACCCCTCCCCGCCGTCAATTCGGGCCACATCAACCATGCGCGGTCGTATGGACCTCCTcccgcgcctcctcctcctccgccgccacgTCCACCGCCGCGCCAAACCatcgccccctccccctccccccaacccgccgcgcccgccgcagaAGCCCGAGCCCGTCTCCATCCACGGGGAGACGTGGCACGACAGCTATGCTTGGATGGGCGCGCTCTCCGACGCCGCCGCCATGCGCCACATGGACGTCCACATGGAGGCGGAGGAGAAGTACACCGAGGCCTGCCTCGCCGCCTGCGGCGCCGACCGCCTCGCCCGGAAGCTCCAGCTCGAGATGGCCTCCTGCCTTGCCTCGGACTCGTGCACGCCGCCCGTCCGCTGGGGCCCTTGGCTGTACTACCGGCGCGCGGAGGAGGGCAAGCAATACCCCGTGCTCTGCCGCCGCTCCGCCGCGCTCCATAGCGAGTTCGTCTCGTACAGTGACCCCTCCGCAGGTTTCGACTTCACGGCTGGGAAACGCATCGAGCAGAAATTGGTGGACTATAACAAGGAGGCCGAGCGGTTCGGAG GATACTCATATGAGGAGCTGTCTGAAGTATCTCCAGATCACAGGTTTATTGCATACACAATGTATGACAAAGATAAGGACTCCTTCACTTTAATGGTTAGGGACCTAGTAACAGGCACACTTTATGATAAACCCTGTGCTGATCGGGTGTCAAATATTTCATGGGCTATGGATGGGAAAGCATTGGTTTATATTGTTACAAATGAGGAAAGAAGACCATATAG GTTGTTTTGCAGCATGATTGGATCCAACAAGGATGACATTCTCATGTTGGAAGAACATGATgagaatatttttctaaatatcaGACATACGAAGGATTTTCGATATATAACGTTAAATGTCTTTTCAGACACTCACTCAAAG GTGTATTTAATAAATGCTTCTGACCCCCTGTCCCAAATGACGCTTGTATGGGAAGGGGAATCCCAAGTTCATTGCATTGTTGAGCATCATCGTGGACACCTTTTTTTGTTTACAGATGCTGCAAGAGAAGGTGTCCTTGTTGATTCGCATTATGTAATGCAGTCTGTTGTGGAATCTTCTGGGCCAAATAGTTGGAAG AATGTTTTTGTTGAGGAACCTGGTGTCATTCTTGAAGATGTTGATTTTTGTGATACTCACATGGTGCTTACTCTGAGACAAGGCAGAAAACTTAGAATTTGTTCTGTTAATTTGCCTCTAACtgaagatatcaaa GTACCTACTCATCTATCAGATTTGCATCCAATTGACCTGCCTCTTCCCGGTGATGTGTGTCAGATTGTATCTGGACCGAATTATGATTATTATTCCTCAACAATGCGTTTCACGATATCCTCACCTGTG ATGCCTGATGCTGTTGTTGACTACAACTTGCTGAATGGACAGTGGCAAATAGTCCAACAACAAAACATGCTTCATGAGCGAACAAGAGCACTATATGGAACTTCTTTTGCTGTAAATATGGGCAGGCAATCCCCAGATAAAGCAGATTTTTCAAATGATGATTTTGTTGGTTGTGCTTGGAATGAGCTCTCTGAATACTATGCTTGTGAATACTATGATGTTCCATCAAAAGATGGTGTTTTGGTTCCACTAACTTTAGTATACTCGCGGAAGCATAAGCAAGATGGAAATCCAGGATTACTTCATGGACATGGTGCTTATGGTGAGATTCTGGATAAACGTTGGCGCAGTGAGTTAAAGACTCTACTGGATCGTGGTTGGGTGATTGCATATGCTGATGTTAG GGGTGGTGGAGGTTATGGAAAGAAGTGGCACCAAGATGGTTCACGTACCAAAAAAATGAATTCTGTATATGATTTTGTTTCTTGTGGAGAGTTTCTTCTTGAAAAGGGTATCATACAAGAAAATAAGCTTGCTGGATGGGGATATAGTGCTGGAGGACTTCTGGTGGCCTCGGCAATTAATTCTCGTCCAGATTTGTTTCGTGCTGCTGTTTTAAAG GTCCCTTTCTTGGATGTTTGCAACACCCTTCTCCATCCTATTCTACCTCTTACAGCCATTGATTATGAAGAGTTTGGGTTTCCCGTGGATCATGAGGAATTCCTTGCAATCAGGAAATATTCTCCTTATGATAACATCCAGAAGGATGTTCCTTACCCAGCTGTGTTTGTGACATCATCATTCAATACAAG GTTTGGTGTATGGGAGGCAGCTAAATGGGTTGCAAAAGTCCGTGAATTTACTCAATATGATCCAGAAAGGCCGGTAATTCTCAACTTGACAACAGATGTTGTAGAGGAGAGCAAGTATTTGCAGACCAAGGAATTAGCATTGGAGACTGCTTTCCTCATTAAAATGGTTTGCAATGTGTGA
- the LOC136542001 gene encoding uncharacterized protein isoform X3, which produces MPASAHRHAHESIPASITGINLRYIGWVPENSDTAIEFFGLPVTRMPRPLASSPRLNPANPNKPKPHLRPLLRAPASGFHCPPGRHPSPPSIRATSTMRGRMDLLPRLLLLRRHVHRRAKPSPPPPPPNPPRPPQKPEPVSIHGETWHDSYAWMGALSDAAAMRHMDVHMEAEEKYTEACLAACGADRLARKLQLEMASCLASDSCTPPVRWGPWLYYRRAEEGKQYPVLCRRSAALHSEFVSYSDPSAGFDFTAGKRIEQKLVDYNKEAERFGGYSYEELSEVSPDHRFIAYTMYDKDKDSFTLMVRDLVTGTLYDKPCADRVSNISWAMDGKALVYIVTNEERRPYRLFCSMIGSNKDDILMLEEHDENIFLNIRHTKDFRYITLNVFSDTHSKNVFVEEPGVILEDVDFCDTHMVLTLRQGRKLRICSVNLPLTEDIKVPTHLSDLHPIDLPLPGDVCQIVSGPNYDYYSSTMRFTISSPVMPDAVVDYNLLNGQWQIVQQQNMLHERTRALYGTSFAVNMGRQSPDKADFSNDDFVGCAWNELSEYYACEYYDVPSKDGVLVPLTLVYSRKHKQDGNPGLLHGHGAYGEILDKRWRSELKTLLDRGWVIAYADVRGGGGYGKKWHQDGSRTKKMNSVYDFVSCGEFLLEKGIIQENKLAGWGYSAGGLLVASAINSRPDLFRAAVLKVPFLDVCNTLLHPILPLTAIDYEEFGFPVDHEEFLAIRKYSPYDNIQKDVPYPAVFVTSSFNTRFGVWEAAKWVAKVREFTQYDPERPVILNLTTDVVEESKYLQTKELALETAFLIKMVCNV; this is translated from the exons ATGCCAGCATCGGCGCACCGCCACGCCCACGAGTCCATACCGGCATCAATCACTGGTATAAATCTCAGGTACATCGGGTGGGTACCTGAAAATTCAGATACTGCTATCGAATTTTTCGGGTTGCCCGTTACCCGAATGCCCAGGCCTCTCGCCAGTTCACCTCGCTTGAATCCGGCGAACCCCAACAAGCCAAAACCCCACCTAAGACCTCTCCTCCGGGCTCCGGCGTCTGGCTTCCACTGCCCGCCAGGTCGCCACCCCTCCCCGCCGTCAATTCGGGCCACATCAACCATGCGCGGTCGTATGGACCTCCTcccgcgcctcctcctcctccgccgccacgTCCACCGCCGCGCCAAACCatcgccccctccccctccccccaacccgccgcgcccgccgcagaAGCCCGAGCCCGTCTCCATCCACGGGGAGACGTGGCACGACAGCTATGCTTGGATGGGCGCGCTCTCCGACGCCGCCGCCATGCGCCACATGGACGTCCACATGGAGGCGGAGGAGAAGTACACCGAGGCCTGCCTCGCCGCCTGCGGCGCCGACCGCCTCGCCCGGAAGCTCCAGCTCGAGATGGCCTCCTGCCTTGCCTCGGACTCGTGCACGCCGCCCGTCCGCTGGGGCCCTTGGCTGTACTACCGGCGCGCGGAGGAGGGCAAGCAATACCCCGTGCTCTGCCGCCGCTCCGCCGCGCTCCATAGCGAGTTCGTCTCGTACAGTGACCCCTCCGCAGGTTTCGACTTCACGGCTGGGAAACGCATCGAGCAGAAATTGGTGGACTATAACAAGGAGGCCGAGCGGTTCGGAG GATACTCATATGAGGAGCTGTCTGAAGTATCTCCAGATCACAGGTTTATTGCATACACAATGTATGACAAAGATAAGGACTCCTTCACTTTAATGGTTAGGGACCTAGTAACAGGCACACTTTATGATAAACCCTGTGCTGATCGGGTGTCAAATATTTCATGGGCTATGGATGGGAAAGCATTGGTTTATATTGTTACAAATGAGGAAAGAAGACCATATAG GTTGTTTTGCAGCATGATTGGATCCAACAAGGATGACATTCTCATGTTGGAAGAACATGATgagaatatttttctaaatatcaGACATACGAAGGATTTTCGATATATAACGTTAAATGTCTTTTCAGACACTCACTCAAAG AATGTTTTTGTTGAGGAACCTGGTGTCATTCTTGAAGATGTTGATTTTTGTGATACTCACATGGTGCTTACTCTGAGACAAGGCAGAAAACTTAGAATTTGTTCTGTTAATTTGCCTCTAACtgaagatatcaaa GTACCTACTCATCTATCAGATTTGCATCCAATTGACCTGCCTCTTCCCGGTGATGTGTGTCAGATTGTATCTGGACCGAATTATGATTATTATTCCTCAACAATGCGTTTCACGATATCCTCACCTGTG ATGCCTGATGCTGTTGTTGACTACAACTTGCTGAATGGACAGTGGCAAATAGTCCAACAACAAAACATGCTTCATGAGCGAACAAGAGCACTATATGGAACTTCTTTTGCTGTAAATATGGGCAGGCAATCCCCAGATAAAGCAGATTTTTCAAATGATGATTTTGTTGGTTGTGCTTGGAATGAGCTCTCTGAATACTATGCTTGTGAATACTATGATGTTCCATCAAAAGATGGTGTTTTGGTTCCACTAACTTTAGTATACTCGCGGAAGCATAAGCAAGATGGAAATCCAGGATTACTTCATGGACATGGTGCTTATGGTGAGATTCTGGATAAACGTTGGCGCAGTGAGTTAAAGACTCTACTGGATCGTGGTTGGGTGATTGCATATGCTGATGTTAG GGGTGGTGGAGGTTATGGAAAGAAGTGGCACCAAGATGGTTCACGTACCAAAAAAATGAATTCTGTATATGATTTTGTTTCTTGTGGAGAGTTTCTTCTTGAAAAGGGTATCATACAAGAAAATAAGCTTGCTGGATGGGGATATAGTGCTGGAGGACTTCTGGTGGCCTCGGCAATTAATTCTCGTCCAGATTTGTTTCGTGCTGCTGTTTTAAAG GTCCCTTTCTTGGATGTTTGCAACACCCTTCTCCATCCTATTCTACCTCTTACAGCCATTGATTATGAAGAGTTTGGGTTTCCCGTGGATCATGAGGAATTCCTTGCAATCAGGAAATATTCTCCTTATGATAACATCCAGAAGGATGTTCCTTACCCAGCTGTGTTTGTGACATCATCATTCAATACAAG GTTTGGTGTATGGGAGGCAGCTAAATGGGTTGCAAAAGTCCGTGAATTTACTCAATATGATCCAGAAAGGCCGGTAATTCTCAACTTGACAACAGATGTTGTAGAGGAGAGCAAGTATTTGCAGACCAAGGAATTAGCATTGGAGACTGCTTTCCTCATTAAAATGGTTTGCAATGTGTGA
- the LOC136542001 gene encoding uncharacterized protein isoform X2: MPASAHRHAHESIPASITGINLRYIGWVPENSDTAIEFFGLPVTRMPRPLASSPRLNPANPNKPKPHLRPLLRAPASGFHCPPGRHPSPPSIRATSTMRGRMDLLPRLLLLRRHVHRRAKPSPPPPPPNPPRPPQKPEPVSIHGETWHDSYAWMGALSDAAAMRHMDVHMEAEEKYTEACLAACGADRLARKLQLEMASCLASDSCTPPVRWGPWLYYRRAEEGKQYPVLCRRSAALHSEFVSYSDPSAGFDFTAGKRIEQKLVDYNKEAERFGGYSYEELSEVSPDHRFIAYTMYDKDKDSFTLMVRDLVTGTLYDKPCADRVSNISWAMDGKALVYIVTNEERRPYRLFCSMIGSNKDDILMLEEHDENIFLNIRHTKDFRYITLNVFSDTHSKVYLINASDPLSQMTLVWEGESQVHCIVEHHRGHLFLFTDAAREGVLVDSHYVMQSVVESSGPNSWKNVFVEEPGVILEDVDFCDTHMVLTLRQGRKLRICSVNLPLTEDIKVPTHLSDLHPIDLPLPGDVCQIVSGPNYDYYSSTMRFTISSPVMPDAVVDYNLLNGQWQIVQQQNMLHERTRALYGTSFAVNMGRQSPDKADFSNDDFVGCAWNELSEYYACEYYDVPSKDGVLVPLTLVYSRKHKQDGNPGLLHGHGAYGEILDKRWRSELKTLLDRGWVIAYADVRGGGGYGKKWHQDGSRTKKMNSVYDFVSCGEFLLEKGIIQENKLAGWGYSAGGLLVASAINSRPDLFRAAVLKVPFLDVCNTLLHPILPLTAIDYEEFGFPVDHEEFLAIRKYSPYDNIQKDVPYPAVFVTSSFNTRLAEMCALILASIHSICT, from the exons ATGCCAGCATCGGCGCACCGCCACGCCCACGAGTCCATACCGGCATCAATCACTGGTATAAATCTCAGGTACATCGGGTGGGTACCTGAAAATTCAGATACTGCTATCGAATTTTTCGGGTTGCCCGTTACCCGAATGCCCAGGCCTCTCGCCAGTTCACCTCGCTTGAATCCGGCGAACCCCAACAAGCCAAAACCCCACCTAAGACCTCTCCTCCGGGCTCCGGCGTCTGGCTTCCACTGCCCGCCAGGTCGCCACCCCTCCCCGCCGTCAATTCGGGCCACATCAACCATGCGCGGTCGTATGGACCTCCTcccgcgcctcctcctcctccgccgccacgTCCACCGCCGCGCCAAACCatcgccccctccccctccccccaacccgccgcgcccgccgcagaAGCCCGAGCCCGTCTCCATCCACGGGGAGACGTGGCACGACAGCTATGCTTGGATGGGCGCGCTCTCCGACGCCGCCGCCATGCGCCACATGGACGTCCACATGGAGGCGGAGGAGAAGTACACCGAGGCCTGCCTCGCCGCCTGCGGCGCCGACCGCCTCGCCCGGAAGCTCCAGCTCGAGATGGCCTCCTGCCTTGCCTCGGACTCGTGCACGCCGCCCGTCCGCTGGGGCCCTTGGCTGTACTACCGGCGCGCGGAGGAGGGCAAGCAATACCCCGTGCTCTGCCGCCGCTCCGCCGCGCTCCATAGCGAGTTCGTCTCGTACAGTGACCCCTCCGCAGGTTTCGACTTCACGGCTGGGAAACGCATCGAGCAGAAATTGGTGGACTATAACAAGGAGGCCGAGCGGTTCGGAG GATACTCATATGAGGAGCTGTCTGAAGTATCTCCAGATCACAGGTTTATTGCATACACAATGTATGACAAAGATAAGGACTCCTTCACTTTAATGGTTAGGGACCTAGTAACAGGCACACTTTATGATAAACCCTGTGCTGATCGGGTGTCAAATATTTCATGGGCTATGGATGGGAAAGCATTGGTTTATATTGTTACAAATGAGGAAAGAAGACCATATAG GTTGTTTTGCAGCATGATTGGATCCAACAAGGATGACATTCTCATGTTGGAAGAACATGATgagaatatttttctaaatatcaGACATACGAAGGATTTTCGATATATAACGTTAAATGTCTTTTCAGACACTCACTCAAAG GTGTATTTAATAAATGCTTCTGACCCCCTGTCCCAAATGACGCTTGTATGGGAAGGGGAATCCCAAGTTCATTGCATTGTTGAGCATCATCGTGGACACCTTTTTTTGTTTACAGATGCTGCAAGAGAAGGTGTCCTTGTTGATTCGCATTATGTAATGCAGTCTGTTGTGGAATCTTCTGGGCCAAATAGTTGGAAG AATGTTTTTGTTGAGGAACCTGGTGTCATTCTTGAAGATGTTGATTTTTGTGATACTCACATGGTGCTTACTCTGAGACAAGGCAGAAAACTTAGAATTTGTTCTGTTAATTTGCCTCTAACtgaagatatcaaa GTACCTACTCATCTATCAGATTTGCATCCAATTGACCTGCCTCTTCCCGGTGATGTGTGTCAGATTGTATCTGGACCGAATTATGATTATTATTCCTCAACAATGCGTTTCACGATATCCTCACCTGTG ATGCCTGATGCTGTTGTTGACTACAACTTGCTGAATGGACAGTGGCAAATAGTCCAACAACAAAACATGCTTCATGAGCGAACAAGAGCACTATATGGAACTTCTTTTGCTGTAAATATGGGCAGGCAATCCCCAGATAAAGCAGATTTTTCAAATGATGATTTTGTTGGTTGTGCTTGGAATGAGCTCTCTGAATACTATGCTTGTGAATACTATGATGTTCCATCAAAAGATGGTGTTTTGGTTCCACTAACTTTAGTATACTCGCGGAAGCATAAGCAAGATGGAAATCCAGGATTACTTCATGGACATGGTGCTTATGGTGAGATTCTGGATAAACGTTGGCGCAGTGAGTTAAAGACTCTACTGGATCGTGGTTGGGTGATTGCATATGCTGATGTTAG GGGTGGTGGAGGTTATGGAAAGAAGTGGCACCAAGATGGTTCACGTACCAAAAAAATGAATTCTGTATATGATTTTGTTTCTTGTGGAGAGTTTCTTCTTGAAAAGGGTATCATACAAGAAAATAAGCTTGCTGGATGGGGATATAGTGCTGGAGGACTTCTGGTGGCCTCGGCAATTAATTCTCGTCCAGATTTGTTTCGTGCTGCTGTTTTAAAG GTCCCTTTCTTGGATGTTTGCAACACCCTTCTCCATCCTATTCTACCTCTTACAGCCATTGATTATGAAGAGTTTGGGTTTCCCGTGGATCATGAGGAATTCCTTGCAATCAGGAAATATTCTCCTTATGATAACATCCAGAAGGATGTTCCTTACCCAGCTGTGTTTGTGACATCATCATTCAATACAAG ATTGGCAGAGATGTGCGCGCTAATTCTTGCTTCCATACATTCCATTTGCACTTAA
- the LOC136542001 gene encoding uncharacterized protein isoform X4: MPASAHRHAHESIPASITGINLRYIGWVPENSDTAIEFFGLPVTRMPRPLASSPRLNPANPNKPKPHLRPLLRAPASGFHCPPGRHPSPPSIRATSTMRGRMDLLPRLLLLRRHVHRRAKPSPPPPPPNPPRPPQKPEPVSIHGETWHDSYAWMGALSDAAAMRHMDVHMEAEEKYTEACLAACGADRLARKLQLEMASCLASDSCTPPVRWGPWLYYRRAEEGKQYPVLCRRSAALHSEFVSYSDPSAGFDFTAGKRIEQKLVDYNKEAERFGGYSYEELSEVSPDHRFIAYTMYDKDKDSFTLMVRDLVTGTLYDKPCADRVSNISWAMDGKALVYIVTNEERRPYRLFCSMIGSNKDDILMLEEHDENIFLNIRHTKDFRYITLNVFSDTHSKVYLINASDPLSQMTLVWEGESQVHCIVEHHRGHLFLFTDAAREGVLVDSHYVMQSVVESSGPNSWKNVFVEEPGVILEDVDFCDTHMVLTLRQGRKLRICSVNLPLTEDIKVPTHLSDLHPIDLPLPGDVCQIVSGPNYDYYSSTMRFTISSPVMPDAVVDYNLLNGQWQIVQQQNMLHERTRALYGTSFAVNMGRQSPDKADFSNDDFVGCAWNELSEYYACEYYDVPSKDGVLVPLTLVYSRKHKQDGNPGLLHGHGAYGEILDKRWRSELKTLLDRGWVIAYADVRSLSWMFATPFSILFYLLQPLIMKSLGFPWIMRNSLQSGNILLMITSRRMFLTQLCL, from the exons ATGCCAGCATCGGCGCACCGCCACGCCCACGAGTCCATACCGGCATCAATCACTGGTATAAATCTCAGGTACATCGGGTGGGTACCTGAAAATTCAGATACTGCTATCGAATTTTTCGGGTTGCCCGTTACCCGAATGCCCAGGCCTCTCGCCAGTTCACCTCGCTTGAATCCGGCGAACCCCAACAAGCCAAAACCCCACCTAAGACCTCTCCTCCGGGCTCCGGCGTCTGGCTTCCACTGCCCGCCAGGTCGCCACCCCTCCCCGCCGTCAATTCGGGCCACATCAACCATGCGCGGTCGTATGGACCTCCTcccgcgcctcctcctcctccgccgccacgTCCACCGCCGCGCCAAACCatcgccccctccccctccccccaacccgccgcgcccgccgcagaAGCCCGAGCCCGTCTCCATCCACGGGGAGACGTGGCACGACAGCTATGCTTGGATGGGCGCGCTCTCCGACGCCGCCGCCATGCGCCACATGGACGTCCACATGGAGGCGGAGGAGAAGTACACCGAGGCCTGCCTCGCCGCCTGCGGCGCCGACCGCCTCGCCCGGAAGCTCCAGCTCGAGATGGCCTCCTGCCTTGCCTCGGACTCGTGCACGCCGCCCGTCCGCTGGGGCCCTTGGCTGTACTACCGGCGCGCGGAGGAGGGCAAGCAATACCCCGTGCTCTGCCGCCGCTCCGCCGCGCTCCATAGCGAGTTCGTCTCGTACAGTGACCCCTCCGCAGGTTTCGACTTCACGGCTGGGAAACGCATCGAGCAGAAATTGGTGGACTATAACAAGGAGGCCGAGCGGTTCGGAG GATACTCATATGAGGAGCTGTCTGAAGTATCTCCAGATCACAGGTTTATTGCATACACAATGTATGACAAAGATAAGGACTCCTTCACTTTAATGGTTAGGGACCTAGTAACAGGCACACTTTATGATAAACCCTGTGCTGATCGGGTGTCAAATATTTCATGGGCTATGGATGGGAAAGCATTGGTTTATATTGTTACAAATGAGGAAAGAAGACCATATAG GTTGTTTTGCAGCATGATTGGATCCAACAAGGATGACATTCTCATGTTGGAAGAACATGATgagaatatttttctaaatatcaGACATACGAAGGATTTTCGATATATAACGTTAAATGTCTTTTCAGACACTCACTCAAAG GTGTATTTAATAAATGCTTCTGACCCCCTGTCCCAAATGACGCTTGTATGGGAAGGGGAATCCCAAGTTCATTGCATTGTTGAGCATCATCGTGGACACCTTTTTTTGTTTACAGATGCTGCAAGAGAAGGTGTCCTTGTTGATTCGCATTATGTAATGCAGTCTGTTGTGGAATCTTCTGGGCCAAATAGTTGGAAG AATGTTTTTGTTGAGGAACCTGGTGTCATTCTTGAAGATGTTGATTTTTGTGATACTCACATGGTGCTTACTCTGAGACAAGGCAGAAAACTTAGAATTTGTTCTGTTAATTTGCCTCTAACtgaagatatcaaa GTACCTACTCATCTATCAGATTTGCATCCAATTGACCTGCCTCTTCCCGGTGATGTGTGTCAGATTGTATCTGGACCGAATTATGATTATTATTCCTCAACAATGCGTTTCACGATATCCTCACCTGTG ATGCCTGATGCTGTTGTTGACTACAACTTGCTGAATGGACAGTGGCAAATAGTCCAACAACAAAACATGCTTCATGAGCGAACAAGAGCACTATATGGAACTTCTTTTGCTGTAAATATGGGCAGGCAATCCCCAGATAAAGCAGATTTTTCAAATGATGATTTTGTTGGTTGTGCTTGGAATGAGCTCTCTGAATACTATGCTTGTGAATACTATGATGTTCCATCAAAAGATGGTGTTTTGGTTCCACTAACTTTAGTATACTCGCGGAAGCATAAGCAAGATGGAAATCCAGGATTACTTCATGGACATGGTGCTTATGGTGAGATTCTGGATAAACGTTGGCGCAGTGAGTTAAAGACTCTACTGGATCGTGGTTGGGTGATTGCATATGCTGATGTTAG GTCCCTTTCTTGGATGTTTGCAACACCCTTCTCCATCCTATTCTACCTCTTACAGCCATTGATTATGAAGAGTTTGGGTTTCCCGTGGATCATGAGGAATTCCTTGCAATCAGGAAATATTCTCCTTATGATAACATCCAGAAGGATGTTCCTTACCCAGCTGTGTTTGTGA